The following DNA comes from Nitrospirota bacterium.
GCCTGTCTGTCATGCCGGCGCATGTATTTTAAACTCATTTCACACCTTTAACATAACTCCTTCTCGCCCTACGAAAAATCATAACTCCCCTTTACCCCCCCCCTTATCTTAACCAGAGGTAGGTGCCTCAGGCAGAGGGGGAGAGTCGGAGACCGGGGGTGTTTATATAATGGTCTTTGATACCTTTAAAAAAGGCCGGGTTAAGGCTTGTCTATAATCGGCATATATATCGGCAATACTATATACATTATTTCTCTATTGACTTACAATAACTAATTGTTTAATATAAATTTATTAAGGATAATAAACAGGTAATTAAATCGGCAATATGAGATTGATATGTCTTTAGCAATAAACAAAATGACTCCTCTTTATCCTGAAAATGCAGAGGAGCTTCACGACCTCGCCCTGTCTGTAATCCAGAAGTCCGCTGCCCTTGGCAGCCGGCAGCATCCTGTCACGCTCCGTTCGCTGCATGAATTGCTCCGGATAATCAACAGTTATTATTCCAATCTGATCGAGGGACATAACACTCATCCATATGACATTGTCCGCGCGATGCAGAAGAAGTACGATACTGAACCGGCAAAGCGTAATCTACAATTAGAGAGTGTTGCTCATATTACTGTTCAAAGAGAGATGGAAAAAAGATTACAGGATGAGCCTGAGTCCAATATCGCAAGTCAGGAATTTCTTTGTTATATACACCGGGAATTTTATAACCAATTGCCCGGGGAGTTTCTGATCGTGAAGAATCCTGATACAGGCCGCGAAAGCAGGGTTGTGCCTGGCGAGTTTCGCAAAGAAGCGGTAAAAGTCGGACGGCACATTCCGCCGAAAAGTGGTTCTCTTGGTGGCCTACTTGATCGATTCGGAGAATTTTATGCGCCGGAACATCATCATGGCGCGGCAAAGCTCGTTGCAACAGCAGCCGCTCATCATCGATTCATGTGGATACATCCTTTCCTCGACGGCAACGGCCGGGTGGCTCGTCTATTTACAGAGGCATATTTTCATCGGATTCCAGTTCTCGGCTACGGTCTCTGGTCAGTGAGCCGCGGGCTTGCCCGCCGGAACGCTGACTATAAGGCTGCGCTCACATGGGCGGATGCTCCACGGCGCAATGACCTCGACGGCAGAGGGAATTTGTCGAATGAAGGGCTGATACACTTCTGCCGATTTTTTCTGGAAGTCTGCCTTGACCAGGTGGAATATATGAGCGGCCTGTTGAAGCTCGAAGAACTCATTCAGCGGATAAGGCACTATGTTGACCTTAGAAACAGGGGCATGGTCCCCGGGCCATCTGGCGAAAAACAGCCTCTCCGGCCAGAGGCATCCGGAATGCTTCAGGAGGTACTGATACACGGCGTCTCGACGCGGGGTGATGTCATTCAGGCTTCAGGGTTGAAGGAACGCACAGGACGAAGCCTGCTGGGGATGCTTCTTGAGGAGGGGTTGCTGGTTTCAGATACGCCGAAGGGAGAGATCAGGTTGGGATTGCCTATTCATGCGGCAGGATGGTTTTTCCCGGAGTTGTATCCGGTGTTGACGAGATAGGCGGCAATTTAAGAGGGAGTCGGGGTGTTAATATAACTAAAATGGACAGTTCAGAAAAAGACCCTGTAAAGACACAGACGATGTTCACGACTATTGCGCACCGCTATGACTTTCTGAATATGGTGCTGAGCCTCGGCATAGACAGGAGCTGGAGGAGGTTTGCTATCAGTCAGCTTCACAGGTCAACATTGCCAATAGTGATAATATTGATTAATAAACATTGCCAATGTAAAATAAGTCATGGCTAACATATCCCTTATTGAAGAGGTAGTGAACGACCAGCTTGCGTATTTCAGCAAGAAAGATTCAGGGATCCCCCGCCATGTTGACTTTGACAGCTACCTCAAAACTAAACAGATTACGGTCATATCCGGCATCAGGAGAAGCGGGAAATCAACCCTGCTGTCTCAGTTTGCCGGGAGAGTCAAGGAATATTATTATGTAAATTTCGACGACGAACGGTTCATTAACTTTTCAGTTGAAGACTTTCGCAACCTGATGGTCGTTTTTCAGAAACTGTATACTGCTAATACCATATTTATAGACGAGGTGCAGAATATAGCGGGATGGGAACGGTTTGTGAGAAGGCTCCATGACGAAGGGTATAAAATATTTCTTACGGGTTCCAACGCCAGGCTCCTTAGCTCCGAGCTTGCCACACACCTTACCGGGAGATATGCGAAGATAGAATTGTATCCTTTTTCCTTTTTGGAATTTCTCGATTTTCACGGTGTTCAATATAGCGTTGTATCATCCGGGGGAAGGGCGGCTATATTGCGGCATTTTGATGAATATTTGAAAAAGGGCGGGCTGCCTGAGTTTGTACGGTACAATGACCCTGAATCCCTGAAAAGGGTTTATGACGACATACTATACAGAGATATTCTTGTGCGCTTCAAGATCAGGGAAGTCAAAGCCTTTAAGAATCTGTCATCATTTATTTTTTCGAATTTCACAAAGGAAATGAGTTACAACTCCCTGAAAAACGGGCTTGGATTCAAGAGTGTCACCTCGGTAACGAATTACATAGAATTCATGCAGGAGGCATATCTTGTCTTTGAGCTGCCGAGATATGACTACTCCCTGAAAAAACAGGTTTCCACGGGAAAGAAGATGTATGTCATAGACAACGGGCTCAGAAACGCGGTCTCTTTTTATTTTTCGGAAGACAGCGGCAGGCTTCTTGAAAACTTAGTCTATATCGAACTTAAGCGCCGGGGACAGGAGATATTCTATTTCAGGGGCAAAAACGAATGTGATTTTCTTTTAAGAACGGGATCAAAGATAACCGAGGCAATTCAGGTGAGCAGGGAGCTTCGCAGAGGGGTGAATGAGGAAAGAGAGATCAAGGGTGTGCTGGAGGCGGCGCTCACATGTAAACTGAAGACCGGCACAATAATAACACTCCATCAGGAAGATGAAATAAAGAAAGATGGTGTTACGATAAGACTGGTGCCGGTCTGGAAATGGTTGATTGAGGGAAGAGCGCCCCGTTGAAGTTAAAACGGTTGGGGTGTTACTCATATAACAAAATGGACAGTTCAGAAAAAGACCCTGTAAAGATACAGACGATGTTCACGACTATAGCGCACCGCTATGACTTTCTGAATATGGTGCTGAGCCTCGGCATAGACAGGAGCTGGAGGAGGTTTGCGATAGATCAACTTCCGGGATCCGCAAATGCCCGTTATCTTGATGTCGCAACAGGCACTGGCGATGTGGCGCTTGAGATAGTCAGAAGGATTCCCGGTTCAAAGGTGGCAGGAGTTGATTTCAGCGAGGGCATGCTGGAGATCGGTAAGGCGAAGGTCAGCAATGCCGGACTTGGCGAGAGGATAGATATGCGTTTCGGAGATGCGGCCGCTCTGCCGTTTGAAGATAACACTTTTGACGGTTCGATAATCGCCTTCGGCATCAGGAATGTGCAGGATTATAAAAAGGGCATCAGCGAGATGGGCAGGGTTGTGAAGAAGGGCGGCAGGGTCGTGATACTGGAGTTCACAACTGTGCAGAACCGCATCATCAAGCCGTTCTATCGTTTTTATATCTCAAGAGTCCTCCCATTTATCGGAGGTGTTATCTCAGGCAAGATGGGAGCGTACAAATATCTGCCCCAATCCATGCTCGCATTCCCGTCGCCTGACGATCTTAAAAAGACTATGGAGGAGACAGGGCTTGCGGATGTCAGATATTACAAATTAACACTCGGCATCGCAGCCGTGCATATCGGGACGGTAAGATGAGCCGTTTTGTTGTTCAGGAACATCACGCATCACATCTGCACTGGGACTTCAGGCTTGAAAAAGACGGCGTCTTAAAGAGCTGGGCTGTGCCTAAAGGCGTGCCTGAGAGGAAGGGAATTAAACGCCTTGCTATTCAGGTGGAAGACCACCAACTCAGCTATATTGATTTTGAGGGCACGATCCCTGAAGGCGAGTACGGGGCAGGAACGGTAAAGGTATGGGACAAAGGTGTATATGGGCTTGAATCTGAAACTGACAAGAGGCTTGTCTTTGAACTGAAGGGCAAACGTGTTAATGGCGCTTACAGCCTTGTACATCTGAAAGATAAGCAGTGGCTGTTTATAAAACTCTGATGACATGCTTCCCACTTTAGCAAAGGGGGATTGAGGGGGATTTTAAAGATTATGTTTTACTTAATTATTCGTAAAATCTCCCCTTGCCCCTCTTTGCCTAAGAGGGGGATATAATGAATGCAGAAGAACTTCTATTAAAGGGAATTGATGAGCTTGGGCTCTCCTGCTCAAAAAAACAGGCAGATGACCTTCTGACACTGCTTTCAGAACTTAAGAAGTGGAACAAGGCGTATAACCTCACCTCATTAAAGACTTATGAAGATATAATCATCAAGCATTTCCTGGACTCGCTTCTGTATCTGAAGGTTTTTCCTGACAATGTGCTGAAGGCGGCTGATATCGGGACAGGCGCAGGCTTTCCCGGTATTCCCATAAAGATCATCAGGCCTGACATTGAGATGACGCTTGTAGAGCCTTCAAGAAAGAAGGCTGCGTTTCTCAGGAATATCGTAAGGGTGCTTGGGCTTAACGGTGTAACTGTCCTGCAAATGAGGGCTGAAGAGATGGGTGGGGATTTTCATAATTATTTTGATGTTATTGTCTCAAGGGCGACATTTAGTATAATGGATTATATAAATGCAGCCTCTCCTTATATCAGGCCGGGCGGTGTTATGATCGTGAGCAAGGGGCCGAATTATTCAGAAGAGCTTAAGGAGCATCCGGAATCCGGAAAGTTTATTAAAGATGTAAAAGAGTTTCTCCTCCCGCACGGAGGGGGCATCAGGAACCTGATCCTGATGAATTGCAAATAATATAATGCCTGAAGATAAAGATAACAAGATAAATCAGCTTGACACCCTCATCGAGATGGCTGCGCTCATCAACTCCACCCTTGACCCCGTCTCTATCAGGAAGAAGGCGATAGAGGCGGCCACCAAGCTGCTTAATGCAGAGGCCGGCAGCCTGCTTCTTTTAGACACTGAGACAGGAGAGCTCTTCTTTGAAGTCGCATTGGGCGAGAAGGGGGACAGGGTAAAATCGATAAGGCTTGCAAAAGGGCTCGGGGTCGCGGGCTGGGTGGCGGAGAATGAAGAGCCTGTTATCATAAATGACCTTTCTGCTGACCCGAGATTTTACAAGGGCGCTGATGAGAGCAGCGGCTTTATCACAAGGAATATGGTTTGCGTGCCTGTCCGTTCCAAAGAAAGGATCATAGGCGTGCTACAGGCGATCAACAAGAAGGAAGGGGTCTTTCTTGCCGATGATATGTCAATGCTCTACGCGCTTGCGAATCAGGTCGCTGTGGCGATAGAGAATGCCTTCCTTTACAGGGATTCCATAACCGACGGGCTTACAGGCCTGTACCACCACAAGTTCTTTGAGCTCAGGATGAATGAGGAAGTGGACCGCGCAAAGAGGTACAGGCACAATATGGTGCTTATTATGATAGATATTGATTTCTTCAAGAAGGTCAATGACACATACGGGCACCTTGCCGGTGACAGCGTGCTTCAGGGAGTAGCCGCGCTTCTGAAGAAAGGCACCAGGATGAGCGATATTGTTGCGCGTTACGGAGGTGAAGAGTTTGCCGCGATATTGCCTTATGTGTCTTACGAGAACGCGCTTGAGGTTGCCGAAAGGCTTCGAAGCGCGGTTGAGAAGCATGATTTCAACGGCATAAAGGTCACCATAAGCCTCGGCCTCGGTTATCTGGAATGGAAGCACCAGGATATTGAATACAGGGAGCTTATAGATTTTGCAGACAGGGCATTATATAAGGCAAAGAAGAATGGAAGAAACCGGATAGAGATAATTCTTGCAAAAAAAGAGGCTGATTGAGGATATGACAATTATCCTGTTTCAGGCCGATCGGCCGTTTCTTCTTTCCTTGTTTCCTTAAACATCTTGTTCAGGACCGTTTCAATCTGCTTATGGGTCATCCGGCCATCTTCAAAAAATATCCTGCCTATAACCCTGTGAGGCCGGGCTGAGAGGTCGTCTTCTATCTGTTTCGCGAGAGCCTCTTTTAACTGGTCCGGCGTTACAAATCCCATATCCACAGCTATCATGCCGAATCTCGGGCAGTACTTTTTTGAAATTTCCTTGTCTATGTCTTCGTTCATTCCGGTATTTTATATTCTGCCTATAGAGAAGTATTTGAAACCTGCTTTTCTGGCATTATCAGGTTCGTAAATATTCCTGAGGTCAAAGAAGAAGCTGCCTTTTGCCAGCTTCTTTATCTTGCTTAGGTCAAGATTTCTGAACTCGTTCCATTCCGTGACGATTACAACAGCGTCTGAACCCTTGACCGCGTTGTATGCGTCTTTACAATAAGTTATGTCAGGGAGAATATCTTTTGCGTCATTCATTGCAACAGGGTCGAAGGCCCTTATCTTTGCACCGGCCTTGATGAGTTTTTCAATGATGAATATCGCCGGCGCTTCTCTTATATCATTTGTATTCGGCTTGAAAGATAGCCCTAAAATGCATACTGTCTTGTTCTTCAAACTGCCCATAGCGGCCTTGATCTTTTTTACAGACCGCTCCTTCTGCTCTTCATTGGCATTTACAACAGACTTTATTATGCCGAGTTCAACATCATATTGTTTTGCTATCTGGAGGATGGCAAGCGTGTCCTTGGGAAAACAGGAGCCGCCGTATCCCGGGCCTGCATGAAGGAATTTCGGGCCTATACGCCTGTCAAGCCCCATCGCCTTTGCAACCGTCTGCACATTGGCTCCGACTGCTTCGCACAGTTTGCTCAGGTCGTTAATGAATGATATTTTGGTTGCGAGAAAGGCGTTTGAGGCGTACTTGATCAGCTCGGCTGTCTTGACCTCGGTCATGACTATCGGCACTTCGATGAGGTTCAGGGGTTTATAGAGGTCTTTCATTATCGCGGCCGCGCGATCGCTTGATGTGCCTATGACAACCCTGTTCGGCCTCATAAAGTCTTCTATGCCCGCCCCCTCCCTGAGGAATTCCGGGTTTGAGGCGATGTCAAAGTCTACGCTCTCTTTCAAGTGTTTCGAGATGATCTTATGGATCTTTTCTCCGGTGCCCACGGGAACGGTGCTTTTAGTGACGATCACCTTGTAGCTGTTGATGTGGTTTGATATCTCTCTTGCCACACCTTCCACATGACGCATATCTGCCGAGCCG
Coding sequences within:
- a CDS encoding Fic family protein, yielding MSLAINKMTPLYPENAEELHDLALSVIQKSAALGSRQHPVTLRSLHELLRIINSYYSNLIEGHNTHPYDIVRAMQKKYDTEPAKRNLQLESVAHITVQREMEKRLQDEPESNIASQEFLCYIHREFYNQLPGEFLIVKNPDTGRESRVVPGEFRKEAVKVGRHIPPKSGSLGGLLDRFGEFYAPEHHHGAAKLVATAAAHHRFMWIHPFLDGNGRVARLFTEAYFHRIPVLGYGLWSVSRGLARRNADYKAALTWADAPRRNDLDGRGNLSNEGLIHFCRFFLEVCLDQVEYMSGLLKLEELIQRIRHYVDLRNRGMVPGPSGEKQPLRPEASGMLQEVLIHGVSTRGDVIQASGLKERTGRSLLGMLLEEGLLVSDTPKGEIRLGLPIHAAGWFFPELYPVLTR
- the ubiE gene encoding bifunctional demethylmenaquinone methyltransferase/2-methoxy-6-polyprenyl-1,4-benzoquinol methylase UbiE gives rise to the protein MDSSEKDPVKIQTMFTTIAHRYDFLNMVLSLGIDRSWRRFAIDQLPGSANARYLDVATGTGDVALEIVRRIPGSKVAGVDFSEGMLEIGKAKVSNAGLGERIDMRFGDAAALPFEDNTFDGSIIAFGIRNVQDYKKGISEMGRVVKKGGRVVILEFTTVQNRIIKPFYRFYISRVLPFIGGVISGKMGAYKYLPQSMLAFPSPDDLKKTMEETGLADVRYYKLTLGIAAVHIGTVR
- a CDS encoding ATP-binding protein, with product MANISLIEEVVNDQLAYFSKKDSGIPRHVDFDSYLKTKQITVISGIRRSGKSTLLSQFAGRVKEYYYVNFDDERFINFSVEDFRNLMVVFQKLYTANTIFIDEVQNIAGWERFVRRLHDEGYKIFLTGSNARLLSSELATHLTGRYAKIELYPFSFLEFLDFHGVQYSVVSSGGRAAILRHFDEYLKKGGLPEFVRYNDPESLKRVYDDILYRDILVRFKIREVKAFKNLSSFIFSNFTKEMSYNSLKNGLGFKSVTSVTNYIEFMQEAYLVFELPRYDYSLKKQVSTGKKMYVIDNGLRNAVSFYFSEDSGRLLENLVYIELKRRGQEIFYFRGKNECDFLLRTGSKITEAIQVSRELRRGVNEEREIKGVLEAALTCKLKTGTIITLHQEDEIKKDGVTIRLVPVWKWLIEGRAPR
- the rsmG gene encoding 16S rRNA (guanine(527)-N(7))-methyltransferase RsmG, coding for MNAEELLLKGIDELGLSCSKKQADDLLTLLSELKKWNKAYNLTSLKTYEDIIIKHFLDSLLYLKVFPDNVLKAADIGTGAGFPGIPIKIIRPDIEMTLVEPSRKKAAFLRNIVRVLGLNGVTVLQMRAEEMGGDFHNYFDVIVSRATFSIMDYINAASPYIRPGGVMIVSKGPNYSEELKEHPESGKFIKDVKEFLLPHGGGIRNLILMNCK
- a CDS encoding 3'-phosphoesterase is translated as MSRFVVQEHHASHLHWDFRLEKDGVLKSWAVPKGVPERKGIKRLAIQVEDHQLSYIDFEGTIPEGEYGAGTVKVWDKGVYGLESETDKRLVFELKGKRVNGAYSLVHLKDKQWLFIKL
- a CDS encoding sensor domain-containing diguanylate cyclase yields the protein MPEDKDNKINQLDTLIEMAALINSTLDPVSIRKKAIEAATKLLNAEAGSLLLLDTETGELFFEVALGEKGDRVKSIRLAKGLGVAGWVAENEEPVIINDLSADPRFYKGADESSGFITRNMVCVPVRSKERIIGVLQAINKKEGVFLADDMSMLYALANQVAVAIENAFLYRDSITDGLTGLYHHKFFELRMNEEVDRAKRYRHNMVLIMIDIDFFKKVNDTYGHLAGDSVLQGVAALLKKGTRMSDIVARYGGEEFAAILPYVSYENALEVAERLRSAVEKHDFNGIKVTISLGLGYLEWKHQDIEYRELIDFADRALYKAKKNGRNRIEIILAKKEAD
- a CDS encoding UDP-glucose/GDP-mannose dehydrogenase family protein gives rise to the protein MNIAIIGTGYVGLITGACFAEFGFNVTCVDNDEKKISKLKKGKVPFYEPGLEELLHNNIKAKRISFTSSIAKTVESSLVIFIAVGTPPRGDGSADMRHVEGVAREISNHINSYKVIVTKSTVPVGTGEKIHKIISKHLKESVDFDIASNPEFLREGAGIEDFMRPNRVVIGTSSDRAAAIMKDLYKPLNLIEVPIVMTEVKTAELIKYASNAFLATKISFINDLSKLCEAVGANVQTVAKAMGLDRRIGPKFLHAGPGYGGSCFPKDTLAILQIAKQYDVELGIIKSVVNANEEQKERSVKKIKAAMGSLKNKTVCILGLSFKPNTNDIREAPAIFIIEKLIKAGAKIRAFDPVAMNDAKDILPDITYCKDAYNAVKGSDAVVIVTEWNEFRNLDLSKIKKLAKGSFFFDLRNIYEPDNARKAGFKYFSIGRI
- a CDS encoding class I SAM-dependent methyltransferase, which produces MDSSEKDPVKTQTMFTTIAHRYDFLNMVLSLGIDRSWRRFAISQLHRSTLPIVIILINKHCQCKISHG